One genomic region from Reichenbachiella ulvae encodes:
- a CDS encoding DinB family protein has product MQEQIDLLKSTRNNILKELEDCSEQQLFQIPEGFNNHIIWNAAHVVVTPHLLIYGRSGLPLRLETNYIESFRKGSQPSKEVSTELIHWVKDHLINFPEELSEDFKKGVFNNFDSYETSYRFALNSVEDAIAFNNVHEAMHYGQIKMLKRLVKA; this is encoded by the coding sequence ATGCAAGAACAAATCGACCTGTTGAAAAGTACTCGAAATAATATCTTAAAAGAATTAGAAGATTGTAGCGAGCAACAACTATTTCAAATCCCCGAAGGCTTCAACAACCATATCATCTGGAATGCAGCACATGTTGTAGTTACTCCACATTTACTCATCTATGGACGCAGCGGTCTACCTCTTAGATTAGAAACCAACTATATCGAAAGCTTCAGAAAAGGGTCACAACCCAGCAAAGAAGTTTCAACAGAACTGATCCACTGGGTAAAAGACCACTTAATAAATTTCCCTGAAGAGTTATCCGAAGATTTTAAGAAAGGAGTCTTCAACAATTTCGACTCCTATGAAACCAGCTATAGGTTTGCACTCAACAGTGTAGAAGATGCCATCGCGTTCAACAACGTGCATGAAGCCATGCACTATGGACAAATCAAGATGCTAAAGCGACTGGTTAAGGCATAA
- a CDS encoding ferritin yields the protein MKDLLRQRVVVQDSIMKKLNAQVKLEAQSSAAYLAMAAWCDQNSFDNCASFFYEQSNEEREHMLKLFHYISDMGGIATSPTISEVQSDFSSLKEVFEIALESEINVTESINQIVADCRKANDFATENFMQWYVKEQVEEEFVIRRILEYFEMLGEDPKSLLMIDERVKSVTYGE from the coding sequence ATGAAGGATTTATTAAGACAAAGGGTTGTCGTTCAGGACAGCATCATGAAAAAATTGAATGCTCAGGTGAAACTGGAAGCTCAGTCATCTGCGGCTTACTTGGCCATGGCAGCATGGTGTGATCAAAATTCATTTGACAACTGTGCCAGCTTCTTCTATGAGCAAAGCAATGAAGAAAGAGAACACATGTTGAAGTTGTTTCACTACATCAGCGACATGGGTGGCATTGCTACTTCACCTACTATTTCTGAAGTTCAAAGTGATTTTTCTTCTTTGAAAGAAGTATTTGAAATTGCCTTGGAAAGTGAAATCAATGTAACAGAATCGATCAATCAGATCGTAGCTGATTGCAGAAAGGCGAATGATTTTGCTACTGAGAACTTCATGCAGTGGTATGTGAAAGAGCAGGTAGAAGAAGAGTTCGTGATAAGAAGAATTTTGGAATACTTCGAAATGTTAGGAGAGGATCCAAAATCATTGTTAATGATTGACGAAAGAGTAAAGTCGGTAACCTACGGGGAATAA
- a CDS encoding methyl-accepting chemotaxis protein has product MREELEEEFEAINNKAESLSVYMIVSLFLFGVILSFHYDTWTLGLGLGGLSLLLFFVTRFFYGGTILYRMVISGIMAFYMLQYTAQMHGLLEMHFWFFILPMLLIFFRDWRLYLPLGLIVSIHHFSVFFLYLNGHEEYLNYLFENGHVSVIAFVYHMILAVLGIVVSMWMSNSLRQESVQRITASISANKQLGEIDLMSRQVNKIAAEITQTDDEENETKSASQILAQVSQDLTGAIHGLINETKEVVVKAGMEGDLNAKMSIHGKRGNWLMMAESINSLLQSVSIPIVRVGAIARKMAEGDLTLRYDEGAEGDIKEFSDKLNDGLDKLNELLSQVFEEIQMLKFQAGHMMRSGKEMKGSINEIVGAITEMNSGTSKQLDRIESLSDLLDQARTTSNGLQGKTTTVMESVRAGNDLSEDGKKVANEVVQDMERIANYSKETNQSIQVLEERSTEISRVLGIITDISSQTNLLALNAAIEAAQAGDAGRGFAVVAEEIRKLAEGSRKSAQEIETLVNDVRRDTDHASKVIVEMDKSVQNGVNSTKKAEAAFHQISESSTASLEMSEEIQKDFTTQLQRMNRAVEDVESIVVISQETAAGTEQVNSSATELSNGMNSYIETTEQLNQMATELHQNIAKFKLTQRAKEAYEPTLKLA; this is encoded by the coding sequence ATGAGAGAAGAATTAGAAGAGGAGTTTGAAGCAATTAACAACAAGGCAGAATCGCTAAGTGTTTACATGATCGTATCACTTTTTCTATTTGGAGTGATACTTTCCTTTCACTATGATACCTGGACCTTAGGTTTAGGCTTAGGGGGATTAAGTCTTTTACTGTTTTTTGTGACCCGATTTTTTTATGGAGGTACGATACTTTATAGAATGGTGATCAGTGGAATCATGGCGTTTTATATGCTACAATACACTGCTCAAATGCATGGTCTTTTGGAGATGCATTTTTGGTTTTTCATATTACCTATGTTGTTGATCTTTTTCAGAGATTGGCGGTTGTATTTGCCTCTAGGCTTGATTGTATCCATACACCATTTCAGTGTATTCTTTTTGTATCTCAATGGACATGAAGAGTATCTCAATTATTTATTCGAAAATGGTCATGTATCTGTAATTGCATTTGTCTATCACATGATATTGGCAGTGTTGGGTATCGTGGTAAGTATGTGGATGTCCAACAGTCTGAGACAGGAAAGTGTGCAGAGAATTACTGCAAGTATCAGTGCAAATAAGCAATTAGGAGAAATTGACTTGATGTCACGTCAGGTGAATAAAATCGCGGCAGAGATCACGCAAACTGATGATGAGGAGAATGAAACCAAAAGTGCCAGTCAGATTTTGGCTCAGGTGTCGCAGGATTTGACAGGGGCCATTCATGGTCTGATCAATGAAACCAAAGAAGTGGTGGTGAAAGCTGGTATGGAAGGGGACCTGAATGCTAAAATGAGTATCCATGGTAAACGAGGCAACTGGCTGATGATGGCCGAATCGATCAACTCTCTATTGCAATCGGTATCTATTCCTATTGTCAGAGTGGGGGCTATCGCACGAAAAATGGCCGAGGGAGATTTGACCTTGCGCTACGACGAAGGAGCGGAAGGGGATATCAAAGAGTTTTCGGACAAGTTGAATGATGGGTTGGACAAATTGAATGAGTTGTTGTCTCAGGTGTTTGAAGAAATCCAGATGCTCAAATTTCAGGCAGGTCATATGATGAGATCGGGTAAAGAGATGAAAGGTTCTATCAACGAGATCGTAGGGGCGATTACTGAAATGAATAGCGGTACGTCTAAGCAATTGGATAGAATTGAAAGTCTTTCTGACCTCTTGGATCAAGCCAGAACTACTTCTAATGGCTTGCAAGGAAAGACTACTACTGTCATGGAGTCGGTCAGAGCTGGAAATGACCTCAGCGAAGATGGTAAAAAAGTGGCGAATGAGGTGGTTCAGGACATGGAGCGCATAGCCAACTACTCTAAGGAGACGAACCAATCGATACAGGTACTGGAGGAGCGATCTACTGAGATATCCCGGGTGCTTGGTATCATTACTGATATTTCTTCTCAGACCAACCTGCTGGCATTGAATGCAGCTATAGAGGCCGCACAGGCTGGGGATGCTGGTAGAGGCTTTGCTGTGGTGGCCGAAGAAATAAGAAAGTTGGCAGAAGGCTCTCGAAAGTCAGCTCAGGAAATCGAAACCCTGGTCAACGATGTACGAAGGGATACAGATCATGCCTCTAAAGTGATAGTAGAAATGGACAAAAGTGTGCAGAATGGCGTGAATTCAACTAAAAAGGCTGAAGCCGCCTTCCATCAGATTTCAGAGAGTTCTACTGCTTCGCTGGAAATGTCCGAAGAGATTCAAAAGGATTTTACTACTCAGTTGCAGCGAATGAATCGTGCGGTAGAAGATGTAGAATCGATCGTGGTGATCTCTCAGGAGACTGCTGCAGGTACTGAGCAAGTCAATAGTTCGGCTACCGAATTGTCCAATGGGATGAATAGCTACATCGAAACTACAGAGCAACTCAATCAGATGGCGACCGAATTGCATCAAAATATTGCAAAGTTTAAGCTGACTCAAAGAGCCAAAGAAGCCTATGAGCCGACTTTGAAACTGGCATAA
- a CDS encoding MBL fold metallo-hydrolase, translating to MRYSKSILFIILWVLSIDSALSQTVTYLGNEGMLIEYQGKKIIIDGLFDDISGRFDSPDYDVMDDIIAGRGEYKNVELALITHAHPDHFDAPSFARFMFNNKKAKMVATLQAIDSMKLNTDLYDSIANRIAVTRWTKGWQINDTEDIGIKSAYTLHAGKAFTKVQNQMFLITIGDKKILHVADTQMDVDYFDDLRLIYEDIDLAIVPFWFLTNLFGAEIVDKHIEAKKVAGMHLPNKDNEKTLEKINSFFPKATVFSEPGQKISF from the coding sequence ATGCGCTATTCAAAATCCATCCTGTTCATAATACTTTGGGTTCTTTCAATTGATTCCGCTCTTTCACAGACTGTGACCTATTTAGGAAATGAAGGAATGCTGATTGAATATCAAGGTAAAAAAATCATCATTGATGGTCTATTTGACGACATCTCAGGACGCTTTGATTCTCCCGACTATGATGTGATGGATGATATCATCGCTGGTAGAGGTGAATATAAAAATGTAGAGCTTGCCTTGATCACCCATGCACACCCTGATCACTTTGATGCTCCAAGTTTCGCAAGGTTCATGTTCAATAATAAAAAGGCTAAAATGGTGGCTACTTTGCAAGCTATCGACAGCATGAAATTGAATACAGATTTGTATGATTCGATTGCAAACCGTATTGCCGTCACTCGCTGGACTAAGGGTTGGCAAATCAACGACACAGAAGATATTGGAATAAAAAGCGCCTATACGCTTCATGCGGGCAAAGCTTTTACCAAAGTTCAGAACCAGATGTTTTTGATCACCATTGGAGACAAAAAGATCCTACATGTGGCTGACACGCAAATGGACGTGGATTATTTTGATGATCTAAGACTCATTTATGAAGACATAGATTTGGCGATCGTTCCTTTTTGGTTTTTAACCAATTTGTTTGGAGCAGAAATCGTTGACAAACATATAGAAGCCAAAAAAGTAGCAGGCATGCATTTGCCCAATAAGGACAACGAAAAAACACTGGAAAAAATCAACAGCTTCTTCCCTAAAGCCACCGTATTCAGCGAACCAGGACAGAAGATTTCGTTTTAA
- a CDS encoding caspase family protein — MMKHAFILGFLFLIGYSSFAQDLELRTVVQRGHEAPILEAVFSQSGKYVATASKDHTVIIWEARSGRQLRTLYGHNAPVNAVDFHPKENVLVSAGDDKQVIVWDLMSGSKLVEHSWSQWVSSIAFSPSGDQLLIGGGKYEVELLDWQKKETLRKFKVNKTQYGVEVGFDSSGAILTGNDDGKLIVYGSNEDTPLDTLRNIRASSCGGCPLRFDMDGKLMASVARSGPVTLWNWDTKEVNREFGEADNDYEKVAVGGPFVFAEDEKRVTQWRQSGEELRVFAENKEGLTGIKLSPNDSVLMTFGNDRVARLWDVYSGQLITELSGYLNRENDRGLSFGRNSYWHSNFNKYLSIRNRVKLSPDGKTVVRGHHNSEAYLWDTNSGRVKLELKGHDKMVVDYVFTKDSRFVYTAGGDRVIRLWDVQTGEELRRFEGHRDLVFNLALSEDGHSLASGSWDGSAILWDTGTGEILNQYRFPNNSPYTMAFAYHDQYLLIGTLDKKLQLIELDSGEPFISYIGHTDVITDLEIRGEEIISSSLDGMIKKWELKTGFQSMKFKGHTGAVYDVCYDTHGLYMASGGLDKVVRVWDLNTGKELKQLEGHTGAVTGVQFINDDRVLVSSSLDGTTRYWDMESGMEIVSHVFLGSRDWLTKSARGYFDATEAARENIFFVKGLKSYSLDQFFEEFYRPDIMKKSLELGADIHFDSDLKQKLLDFPPPSVEIVSPTGGEKTDKAEIDVVVKLTNRGGGIDELRLLHNGKRVLGQDRSLPEEYKNKKAIYKHVPLTLVPGRNEIAVSAFSEARIESDIMTREITYEGTASSITCHVVAIGINTYKNPILNLNYAKDDAEGFGELIKKKGKDLYDEIAFYPLYDEDASKENILKVLDEVAAKAKSEDVLIVYYAGHGSTVEGDFYFIPTENVRLYDAKKLKANAIYAGEVQQKLAKIPALKQMVVIDACQSGSSTQLLASRGAQEEKALAQLSRSTGVHILAASGSEQFASEFKELGHGLFTYVLLEALNGGADGAPKDGKVTIYELKSYLDDQVPSYSIKFKGKPQFPVTYSQGQDFPIVVD; from the coding sequence ATGATGAAACATGCTTTTATATTGGGGTTCCTATTTTTGATAGGCTACTCTTCCTTTGCTCAAGATTTAGAGTTAAGAACAGTTGTCCAGCGCGGACATGAGGCTCCAATATTGGAAGCAGTGTTTAGTCAGAGTGGAAAATATGTGGCCACTGCGAGCAAAGATCATACGGTCATAATCTGGGAAGCTCGATCCGGACGGCAGCTTAGAACTTTATATGGACACAATGCACCCGTCAATGCGGTTGATTTTCATCCAAAGGAGAATGTGTTGGTTAGTGCGGGAGATGATAAGCAGGTCATTGTTTGGGATCTCATGTCAGGATCAAAACTAGTTGAGCATTCCTGGAGCCAATGGGTCAGCTCCATTGCATTTAGTCCCTCGGGTGATCAATTGTTGATCGGTGGAGGGAAATATGAAGTAGAGTTGCTTGATTGGCAGAAGAAGGAAACCCTTAGAAAATTCAAAGTAAATAAAACCCAATATGGTGTAGAGGTGGGGTTTGATTCTTCAGGAGCCATTCTCACAGGAAATGATGATGGGAAGTTGATCGTCTATGGATCAAATGAAGATACGCCTCTCGATACATTGCGAAACATCAGAGCAAGTAGTTGTGGGGGCTGTCCCTTGCGATTTGATATGGATGGAAAACTGATGGCTTCTGTAGCCAGGAGTGGGCCGGTTACTCTCTGGAATTGGGATACAAAAGAAGTTAATCGAGAGTTTGGAGAGGCTGACAATGATTATGAAAAAGTGGCTGTTGGTGGTCCTTTTGTTTTTGCAGAGGATGAAAAACGAGTGACTCAATGGAGGCAATCTGGAGAAGAATTAAGGGTGTTTGCAGAAAACAAGGAAGGGTTGACTGGAATCAAATTGAGCCCCAATGATAGTGTGCTGATGACATTTGGGAATGATCGCGTAGCACGATTGTGGGATGTGTATTCGGGACAGTTGATCACAGAGCTGAGTGGTTATCTCAACCGGGAGAACGATCGGGGCTTGTCTTTCGGACGCAATTCTTATTGGCATTCTAATTTCAATAAATATTTATCCATCCGAAATAGGGTCAAATTGAGTCCTGATGGAAAAACAGTAGTGAGAGGACACCACAACAGTGAAGCCTATCTATGGGATACTAATTCTGGAAGAGTGAAACTGGAGCTGAAAGGACATGACAAGATGGTGGTCGATTATGTGTTCACGAAAGACTCCAGATTTGTATACACGGCTGGAGGAGATAGAGTGATTCGCCTATGGGATGTGCAGACGGGAGAGGAGCTGAGGCGATTTGAAGGTCACAGAGACCTTGTCTTCAATCTTGCTTTGAGTGAAGATGGTCATTCATTGGCGTCTGGTAGCTGGGATGGCTCAGCGATACTATGGGATACCGGAACGGGCGAAATTCTGAATCAATATCGATTCCCTAATAACTCACCTTACACGATGGCCTTCGCTTATCATGATCAGTATTTGCTGATTGGTACTTTGGACAAGAAGTTGCAATTGATAGAATTAGATTCAGGCGAACCCTTCATAAGTTACATCGGTCATACAGATGTGATCACTGATCTGGAAATTCGCGGAGAAGAAATTATCAGCTCTAGTCTTGATGGGATGATCAAAAAATGGGAACTGAAGACGGGTTTTCAATCTATGAAATTCAAGGGGCATACTGGTGCAGTGTATGATGTGTGCTATGATACGCATGGACTATATATGGCTTCAGGAGGATTGGATAAGGTCGTGCGTGTGTGGGACTTGAATACGGGTAAGGAACTAAAGCAATTGGAAGGGCATACTGGTGCGGTGACGGGCGTGCAATTCATCAATGACGATCGAGTTTTGGTGAGTAGCAGTCTGGACGGTACGACTCGATATTGGGACATGGAAAGCGGGATGGAGATAGTGTCGCATGTCTTTTTGGGCAGTAGAGACTGGTTGACAAAGTCCGCAAGAGGCTACTTTGATGCCACTGAGGCCGCTCGAGAAAATATTTTCTTCGTCAAGGGACTCAAGAGTTATTCCCTAGATCAGTTTTTCGAGGAGTTTTATCGGCCTGATATCATGAAGAAGTCTTTGGAGTTAGGGGCTGATATTCACTTTGATTCAGATCTGAAGCAAAAGTTATTGGATTTTCCTCCACCGTCTGTAGAGATTGTGTCACCCACGGGAGGAGAAAAGACAGATAAGGCTGAAATAGATGTAGTGGTAAAATTGACCAATCGTGGAGGTGGAATCGATGAGTTGAGACTTTTGCACAATGGAAAACGCGTACTGGGGCAGGATCGATCCTTGCCTGAAGAGTACAAGAATAAAAAGGCGATTTATAAACATGTGCCATTGACATTAGTGCCTGGGAGGAATGAGATAGCAGTGTCGGCCTTTAGCGAGGCACGAATAGAATCTGATATTATGACTCGTGAGATTACCTATGAAGGTACTGCGTCCAGTATTACTTGTCATGTCGTGGCTATAGGGATCAATACCTATAAAAATCCCATTCTAAATCTTAATTATGCAAAAGATGATGCTGAAGGCTTTGGAGAATTGATAAAGAAAAAAGGAAAGGATCTCTACGATGAAATAGCCTTCTATCCTCTGTATGATGAGGATGCTTCAAAAGAAAACATTCTGAAAGTACTGGATGAGGTTGCCGCGAAAGCTAAGTCCGAGGATGTATTAATTGTGTACTATGCCGGTCATGGCAGTACGGTCGAAGGGGATTTCTATTTTATTCCAACTGAGAATGTCAGATTGTATGATGCCAAGAAATTGAAGGCCAATGCAATATATGCAGGAGAGGTGCAGCAGAAATTGGCCAAGATTCCAGCTTTGAAGCAAATGGTCGTCATAGATGCTTGTCAGTCGGGTAGTTCGACGCAACTTTTGGCCTCTAGAGGAGCGCAGGAAGAAAAAGCCTTGGCTCAGCTATCCAGGAGTACAGGTGTTCATATTTTAGCGGCTTCCGGTAGCGAACAATTTGCCTCAGAATTTAAAGAACTTGGACATGGTTTGTTTACTTATGTGCTGTTGGAAGCGCTAAATGGAGGAGCAGACGGTGCTCCAAAAGATGGGAAAGTGACTATCTATGAATTGAAGTCTTATCTAGATGATCAGGTGCCCAGTTATTCTATCAAATTCAAAGGAAAACCTCAATTTCCTGTTACTTACTCTCAGGGGCAAGACTTTCCAATAGTGGTAGATTAA
- a CDS encoding agmatinase family protein, giving the protein MSKEIADYNPSAPGQKGSLFGLPHTREDAEVVIYPVTWEATVSYNSGTAFGPTAILEASAQLDLELPNQESPWKRGIWMSTLNGKTKAKSDLLRSQIKPYIDSLEGGKEFEGADELLEKANKATESLRLRIFEETLDYIKEGKKVGLLGGDHSCPLGFIDALSTQYADFGILQIDAHMDLREAYEGFTHSHASIMYNALKNPQVSKLVQVGIRDYCDEELDYVNEQGGRVSVFYDEEVKNQLFAGESWKSIVQAIIGQLPQQVYISFDIDGLQPFLCPGTGTPVPGGLNFDQAIYLLTAVKESGREIIGFDLCEVAPLANDREWNANVGARLLYRLCGLIG; this is encoded by the coding sequence ATGTCAAAAGAAATAGCGGATTACAACCCAAGTGCCCCTGGGCAAAAGGGAAGCTTGTTTGGTTTGCCGCATACTCGTGAGGATGCGGAAGTAGTGATATACCCTGTTACATGGGAGGCGACTGTTTCATATAATAGTGGGACAGCTTTTGGCCCAACGGCTATTTTGGAAGCCTCTGCACAGTTGGATCTGGAATTGCCTAATCAGGAGTCTCCCTGGAAAAGAGGTATATGGATGAGCACCCTCAATGGCAAGACCAAAGCCAAGAGTGATTTGTTAAGATCTCAGATTAAGCCATATATAGATTCTCTAGAAGGAGGTAAGGAGTTTGAAGGAGCTGATGAGCTACTTGAAAAAGCCAATAAGGCAACCGAATCACTAAGATTGAGGATTTTTGAAGAGACTTTGGATTATATCAAGGAAGGTAAGAAAGTCGGGCTATTGGGAGGGGATCATAGTTGTCCATTGGGATTTATTGATGCTTTATCTACTCAGTATGCAGATTTTGGAATCTTGCAGATAGATGCACATATGGACTTGCGTGAGGCTTATGAGGGATTTACTCATTCGCATGCCTCAATCATGTACAATGCCTTGAAGAATCCACAAGTAAGTAAGTTGGTGCAGGTTGGTATTCGCGATTATTGCGACGAAGAACTTGATTATGTCAATGAGCAAGGAGGCAGGGTTTCTGTTTTTTACGATGAAGAAGTGAAAAACCAACTTTTTGCTGGAGAAAGTTGGAAGTCGATTGTTCAGGCGATAATTGGTCAATTACCTCAGCAAGTATACATCAGTTTTGATATTGATGGCCTACAGCCTTTTTTGTGTCCAGGAACCGGAACGCCCGTACCTGGAGGACTCAATTTTGATCAAGCGATTTATTTATTGACTGCAGTTAAGGAGTCAGGACGAGAGATTATTGGCTTTGATCTATGTGAAGTGGCTCCCCTGGCCAATGATCGGGAGTGGAATGCCAATGTTGGCGCTCGCTTATTGTACCGCCTCTGTGGCTTAATCGGATAG
- a CDS encoding SixA phosphatase family protein, translating to MAKDLFLIRHAEADADNFDIKDIERPLTPDGEIMASKVGRYFKNSSVQPQAIIASPAMRTRQTSGFLVEQIDFDPKKIQINEDLYEASTRILLKAINELPNSMDKVIIVAHNPAVSYLSEYLTGEIIGNVSPAGIVHLKYEGDWAEFSQNNVELVHYTTPKEID from the coding sequence ATGGCGAAGGACCTTTTTTTGATCAGACATGCGGAAGCGGACGCTGATAATTTTGATATCAAAGACATAGAAAGACCCCTGACTCCTGATGGAGAAATCATGGCTTCTAAGGTGGGTAGATACTTCAAAAATTCATCGGTCCAACCGCAAGCCATTATTGCGAGTCCAGCTATGCGTACGCGTCAGACGAGTGGTTTTTTGGTAGAACAGATAGATTTTGATCCTAAGAAAATTCAGATCAATGAGGACCTATATGAGGCCTCTACTCGAATACTCCTAAAGGCCATCAATGAACTGCCCAATAGTATGGACAAAGTGATCATCGTGGCGCACAATCCTGCGGTGAGTTATTTGTCCGAATATCTGACGGGAGAAATAATTGGAAATGTTTCTCCAGCAGGCATTGTTCACCTCAAATATGAAGGGGATTGGGCCGAATTTTCTCAGAATAATGTAGAATTGGTACATTATACTACACCGAAAGAAATAGATTAA
- the topA gene encoding type I DNA topoisomerase, which translates to MNLVIVESPAKAKTIEGYLGKDYKVTSSYGHVRDLQKGNNAIDVENGFIPTYEVSKDKKDVIRELKKLSKSADTIYLASDDDREGEAISWHLKEALKLKDDNTKRIVFREITKNAITQAIQNPRGIDIDLVHAQQARRVLDRLVGFELSPILWKKIKTGLSAGRVQSVAVRLVVEREREIDKFEAVSSFKVTAQFDLGEGKTLVAELPSKFKTEEEAQQFVQDCVAAEYKIENLEKKPGKKSPAPPFTTSTLQQEASRKLGFSVARTMSVAQKLYESGKISYMRTDSLNLSEEAMTAAKEEIKSSYGDSYSNPRKYKTKSSSAQEAHEAIRPTNFALQTAGSDESERRLYELIWKRAIASQMSDAQIEKTVATISVSTRPESLKASGEVIKFEGFLKVYVESNDDDNGETEQKSTMLPPLSIGQELELLELKAKEGFTRHPARYTEASLVKKLEEMGIGRPSTYAPTISTIQKRNYVVKEARDGHERKYKEIILKGGKVENTENTEITGAEKNKLFPTNTAMVVNDFLVDHFPNVIDYSFTAKVEKEFDEISHGTKTWNGMIESFYGDFHKKVETTEKIERSEVGSTRELGNDPKTGLPIYARLGRFGAMVQMGDVSDEEGAEKPKYASLKKGQFLESITLEDALELFKLPRQVGEFEDKVMTAAIGRFGPYIRHDGKFVSIPKEMDPLQITAEESIDLILAKRKADAEKFIKAFDENPDVQVLNGRWGPYIKFGKKNVKIPKDVDPKELTYEDCVELEKKAPEKKKGARKKK; encoded by the coding sequence ATGAACCTAGTTATAGTAGAGTCACCTGCGAAGGCAAAAACGATTGAGGGATATTTAGGAAAGGATTATAAGGTTACTTCTAGCTACGGTCATGTTAGAGATCTACAGAAAGGCAACAATGCCATAGATGTAGAAAACGGCTTTATACCAACCTACGAAGTATCCAAAGACAAGAAAGATGTCATCAGGGAACTCAAAAAACTAAGTAAGTCTGCCGATACGATCTACCTCGCGAGTGATGATGACCGTGAAGGAGAAGCGATTTCGTGGCACTTAAAAGAGGCCCTCAAGCTAAAAGACGACAATACCAAAAGGATAGTTTTCAGGGAAATCACTAAAAACGCAATCACTCAGGCCATTCAAAACCCAAGAGGAATTGACATTGATTTAGTTCACGCACAGCAGGCAAGACGTGTATTGGATAGACTGGTTGGATTTGAACTCTCTCCTATCTTATGGAAGAAAATCAAAACAGGGCTCTCAGCAGGTAGAGTACAGTCTGTAGCCGTTCGACTCGTTGTAGAGAGAGAAAGAGAAATCGACAAATTCGAAGCAGTCTCCTCTTTCAAAGTAACTGCTCAGTTTGATTTGGGTGAAGGAAAGACCCTGGTCGCTGAATTACCGAGCAAATTCAAAACTGAAGAGGAAGCTCAACAGTTCGTTCAAGACTGTGTAGCTGCTGAATATAAGATTGAAAACCTGGAGAAAAAACCAGGAAAAAAATCACCAGCGCCCCCATTTACTACTTCTACCCTTCAGCAAGAGGCCAGTAGAAAACTAGGATTCTCAGTAGCAAGAACCATGAGTGTGGCCCAAAAGCTATATGAAAGTGGTAAGATCTCCTATATGAGAACAGACTCACTGAATCTGTCTGAAGAGGCCATGACTGCCGCTAAAGAAGAAATTAAGTCGAGCTATGGAGATAGCTATTCCAACCCAAGAAAATATAAGACCAAAAGTTCATCAGCTCAAGAGGCTCACGAAGCAATTCGTCCCACCAATTTTGCCCTGCAAACAGCAGGTTCGGATGAGAGTGAACGCAGACTATACGAACTGATTTGGAAAAGGGCCATCGCGTCACAAATGTCCGATGCTCAAATCGAAAAAACAGTTGCCACCATTTCCGTTTCGACAAGACCAGAATCTCTAAAAGCATCCGGTGAAGTCATTAAATTCGAAGGTTTCCTTAAAGTATATGTGGAATCCAACGACGATGACAATGGGGAGACAGAACAAAAATCTACTATGCTTCCTCCACTTTCTATCGGCCAGGAGCTGGAGCTACTAGAATTGAAAGCCAAAGAAGGATTCACTCGCCACCCAGCTAGATATACGGAAGCCAGCCTAGTTAAGAAACTAGAAGAAATGGGTATTGGTAGACCCTCTACCTATGCACCTACAATTTCTACAATTCAGAAAAGAAACTATGTAGTAAAAGAGGCCAGAGATGGTCACGAAAGAAAATACAAGGAGATAATCCTGAAAGGTGGAAAAGTAGAAAATACAGAAAACACGGAAATCACCGGAGCGGAAAAGAACAAGCTGTTCCCTACTAATACCGCGATGGTTGTGAATGACTTTCTGGTTGACCACTTCCCTAATGTGATTGACTACTCCTTTACAGCTAAAGTAGAAAAAGAGTTTGACGAGATCTCGCATGGTACCAAGACCTGGAATGGGATGATCGAGTCTTTCTATGGTGACTTCCACAAAAAGGTAGAAACCACCGAAAAGATCGAACGCTCAGAGGTAGGTAGTACCAGAGAACTGGGTAATGACCCGAAAACAGGACTTCCTATCTATGCCAGATTAGGACGATTCGGCGCTATGGTACAGATGGGAGACGTCAGTGACGAAGAGGGAGCAGAAAAGCCAAAATATGCCAGCCTTAAGAAAGGCCAATTCCTAGAAAGTATCACACTGGAAGATGCATTGGAATTGTTCAAACTGCCCCGTCAGGTAGGCGAATTTGAAGATAAAGTGATGACTGCTGCCATAGGTAGATTTGGTCCATACATTAGACATGATGGCAAATTCGTGTCGATTCCAAAAGAAATGGATCCGCTTCAAATCACTGCAGAAGAATCAATAGACCTAATTTTAGCCAAGAGAAAGGCAGATGCAGAAAAATTCATCAAGGCCTTTGATGAAAACCCTGATGTTCAGGTTCTTAATGGACGATGGGGTCCATATATCAAGTTTGGAAAGAAAAATGTCAAAATTCCTAAGGATGTAGATCCAAAGGAATTGACATATGAAGATTGTGTGGAATTGGAGAAAAAAGCCCCAGAAAAGAAAAAAGGGGCAAGGAAGAAAAAATAA